A stretch of the Fibrobacter sp. genome encodes the following:
- a CDS encoding glycoside hydrolase family 18 protein produces MKASSLLFFALASACMAWAGPLFIGYYPDWGKWHKPAYTVDKVPYEKLTHVLWSFITPDTDGSLRGDAAEDPSALDEMVSLAHATGTKVIVSLGGGGQSENFVPVASNDALRGKFIANLVQFVADHNLDGLDMDWEWEYHPVPDADTIAYNKLLTELRAALPKNKSLSAALPCSPYYGNFFTPEVLVANLDWFGFMTYDITGDWDDKAMFDSPLYPHDGYTTWSWEETRDYWKKRGVPTEKMVFGIPSFGFEFKGATGPGTDFTKGTAKQVAYKDIVANTEWEYHFDSVSVEPYGISSTGYITFEDPHSSAVKSRWVKENGYAGIMVWEVSHDYIEGVGNPILDSIAVVLRDGSTNAISHRRNRAAPPPRLQKEQGRQVDALGKRVLGKSPTIRLNVK; encoded by the coding sequence ATGAAGGCCTCTTCTCTCCTGTTTTTTGCCCTAGCCTCCGCCTGCATGGCGTGGGCCGGGCCGCTGTTTATCGGTTATTACCCCGACTGGGGAAAATGGCACAAGCCCGCCTACACCGTCGACAAGGTTCCCTACGAAAAGCTCACGCACGTATTGTGGAGCTTTATCACCCCGGACACCGACGGTTCGCTCCGCGGAGATGCCGCCGAAGACCCGAGCGCGCTTGACGAAATGGTCTCGCTCGCCCATGCCACCGGCACCAAGGTCATCGTCTCGCTCGGCGGTGGCGGACAGAGCGAAAACTTCGTGCCCGTAGCATCGAACGACGCCCTTCGCGGCAAGTTTATCGCGAACCTCGTGCAGTTCGTCGCCGACCACAACCTGGACGGGCTCGACATGGACTGGGAATGGGAATACCATCCCGTGCCCGACGCGGACACAATCGCCTACAACAAATTGCTCACCGAGCTCCGCGCCGCCCTCCCTAAAAACAAGAGCCTTTCCGCTGCGCTCCCCTGCTCGCCCTATTACGGGAATTTCTTCACGCCCGAAGTCCTCGTCGCAAACCTCGACTGGTTCGGGTTCATGACCTACGACATCACCGGTGACTGGGATGACAAGGCCATGTTCGACTCGCCGCTTTACCCGCACGACGGCTACACCACCTGGTCGTGGGAAGAAACCCGCGACTACTGGAAAAAACGCGGTGTCCCCACCGAAAAGATGGTCTTCGGCATTCCCTCCTTCGGGTTCGAATTCAAGGGAGCCACGGGCCCCGGCACCGACTTCACCAAGGGAACCGCAAAGCAGGTCGCGTACAAGGACATCGTCGCGAACACCGAATGGGAATACCATTTCGACAGCGTCTCCGTGGAACCCTACGGCATATCTTCAACCGGTTATATAACCTTCGAGGACCCGCATTCTTCCGCCGTCAAGAGCCGCTGGGTCAAGGAAAACGGCTACGCGGGCATCATGGTCTGGGAAGTCTCGCACGACTACATCGAAGGAGTCGGGAACCCGATTCTCGACAGCATCGCCGTGGTTCTCCGCGACGGATCGACAAACGCAATTTCGCATCGCAGGAACCGAGCCGCACCGCCGCCGCGTCTGCAAAAAGAGCAAGGCAGGCAGGTAGACGCACTCGGGAAACGGGTGCTCGGCAAATCACCGACAATCCGGCTGAACGTCAAATAA